The genome window CTTTGTGCACTATTTTGGATCATTAAATGCCTTCATACTACAAATGATGGCTCTAGACAGATACACAGCAATTCGCTACCCTCTCAGATACCCTACAATTATGACAAATTCTGTTATTATAATTCTTAGTATAATATCATGGGTGTTAGGACAAGCATGCTCATTGATGATGGTAATAAGAGCATATCCCCTGCCATACTGCGCTtccaacaccatcattcagTGTTACTGTGATCACATTTCAATCACAACACTGGCATGTACTGACCGGACCCCTTATGCTTTCCCAGCTTTCGTTTTTGCTATGATTGTGCTATTGGTACCTCTTGCTTTTATTGTATTCTCTTACTGTGCCATCATTGTAGTAGTACTTCGAATTGCCACTACACAAGGGCGCCTCAAAACCCTTTCCACATGCACTCCTCAGCTAATCATAATAGCTCTCTACTTCTTCCCACGGTGTTTTGTGTATCTTGCAAGCAATGTGGGAATAACATTCAGTACTGATTTGCGCATTGCTATCATCATGTTATACAGTCTGCTCCCCCCCATGGTCAATCCACTCATTTACTGCTTAAGGACTAAAGAGGTAAAAGAAAGTTTGATCAAAAGGTTCAGGTGACAACCAGAAGACACCCAAAGACCCACAATATCTGTATAAGGTTGATTTATAAATGTGCAAGTCAAAGGAAAATGTATATTGCTGCATAAGAAGGAATAATCCTTCAAAGTGTCCAGAGAAAGCGTATTTGTGTTATTCAAGTCCATGTGACAGGTGATGGAATAGGTCACACTTGTATCTCACAGGCATGAATGGATCTACAGAGGGCTCACTGTAACGAAATGAAAGGTAACCGAATGACGTTTTTAGTTGCCCGTTTTGAACGTTGCAAGTAATTTGTGATTGCTGGTAATGACAATGAAaaccatttaatttttccatttctttgaaatttcatttttttccacattttcgtACATCTGTAACCACATACCATACTTCTATTGTTGTCCTTTGGCTATTGGTGTTTTAATATTTGAGATTATTTatccaaaaacaaatacaataaatgctgTGCACCCATGATTGCTGCATGCATGAATGCTGTTCAAACCAGGCACACCtctttgtattattatattgtactgtacattttaaatgttatttggcatttacaaaacacacacatgcacctcATCAAAACTGATCATCTGCAATTACAATACATcataaaaatatgcattaaataaaatatgcagaaaacTTTAATACTGACTGAACTGCATATGAGTTGGCCTTATTTGGATGTCATTGTAAGGTCTGTGTTCCAATGTTGTAACCAAACCGTACGTTATTCAGTGTCACTGGACAGTGGCATTAAGTTTGTTGCAAGTAGAGTGCTGGAGTGCTATTGCTTAGTTACTAGTGATTTGAGCAGGAACAATAACAGTATTGTGAAGGATTATAAGTGATATACGTAGTTTTATATCAAGAATGATAACACCTGGTACCCCTAAGAGAATCTCTAAGGTGCCTGAAAAATGTCTAGTGCCTGAAAGTCACTGCTCATTCCACCACCATAAATGAGTATTTTTGCAGAGGTcaagagcctgtcctggaagtatcgtgcatgaggcagggtacaccctgaatggaaTAAGgcaaagtcaccaattcaccttagggacagctggtagcgtaaagTTAGCAGTTGCCTTTAGATtgaatggttgcaggtttgaatcacaccaccagctgtagtacccttgagcaaggtccttaccctaaattgctctagtagagttaaaagtgtaagttgctttggaaaaaagcatcagctaaatgaatacatgtaaaataatgcTGCACCAAATACATCAATGGGCAACTGGTactgtagtgtttagagctgctgcactgagacccaaaggtcgcaggtttgaatctcatgtccagctatagtacccttgagcaagttacttacccagaattgctccagtaaaattacctggctgtatgaatgggtgaagaactgtaaatagattaacatggtaagtcactttagagaaaagcatcagataaatgtaaatacatttcattGGAAACAGGAgagctgggggtgtggtggtgcagtgggttggactgggtcctgctctccggtgggtctggggttcaagtcccgcttggggtgccttgcgacggactggcgccccgtcctgggtgtgtcccctccccctccggccttacgccctgtgttgccgggtaggctccggttccccgcgaccccgcatgggacaagcggttcagaaagtgtgtgtgtgtggacacaggaggaaactggaacacctggggaaacccacacaagaaCAGTGAGGACATGCCAACACTTCACAAAATGTGGCAGATTTGTGCCCATATCTTAATAGATGTATCTCATTTGGAAACGTGCATGACTCCACAACTCAATTACAATcatgatgataataaaaaaatacttaaaactgtatttttaaactttgataGCActgttatttgcattttaattccattttatttttacagtaaagaTACTGTACAACCACCTAGGATTTCAATGGTTAATCGTTGAAGAGAGAGCATTtctcttttcagtgtttcagaaatgggggtgcggtggaaaAGTGGACTtttctgggtcctgctctcttatggatctggggttcaagtcccgcttgagatgccttgtgatgaattggtgtcccctccccctctggccctacgccctgtgttccagGTTacgctctggcttgctgtgaccctgttcaggacaagcagcttcactgtgtgtgtgttccagaaaTAGTatatctgaaacattttttaaagaaataacatTCTGATATGAATAATCCAATAGTAAGTCTTAGAGttccatattatttatttatattggcAGGAAGTtgttacaaagaaaaatgtattgatCTGAAAACTCTTTTTGTACAGCATTATATTGCATTCCATCAAAGCAATAATATCTGAAGAAAAATTACATGATGAGCTGAAGTTTATGGGGGAAAAGATAAGAAAATACCTGATAAATCTTGAGTTATCATTTCCTTCTAAGTCACACAACATTGTCATTGAGAGACGGTTTCAAACACTATGTAACATACACTAAACATCAATAAACCTAAGTAATATCTATGTGTTAGTTTATAAGACTCATATTAAATATATTCTACACATATAATCTTAGACTGGAACACAGTTCCTattggaaaatattaaaaacaatttttttgtacagtttctTATGAAATACCTCATGCTTCAGCATTTTTGTGCAACTGCAAAAAGTTATCAACACAAATATGACAAACACTGGaggaaatgttcattttgatgCTCTTAAAGACTAGATTTTGTAATTCCCTCACAGACTGAATTGAGACTAGAGGCACAATAAATGTTCAGTCTTACACTGCTTCAGATTATCTTGAATAAAAAGCTTAGTTCTTTTAGTGGTTAAATTATGCACTGAATAGCACTCACCCACACAGCTTTAGCCATCACTTAATGTCTCCCTAAGGATGTCTGGTTAACCCTACGATAGCAAACAAAAACTATTTGTGGGTATGTCCTCTATCCTAAACCAGTCCCCTGAAAACATAGGGATAAGGTGCAAGCCTTAAAAAGCATCTCAGGCTAGTATATTCCTGCCTGCGGGAAATTTAGAGCAGCCAGCCAGGTCACGTGACAGAGCAAGGGAGGTGGCCTCTACTAAAAGTAGACACACTGCACCAGCAGGATTAATGCCCAGCATCTGAGGACTGTTTGAATTCAACCATCAGTCTTTCAGGCCTGAATGGAAGAAGGGCAGAAACTGAGGTTTGAAACATGAATGGGAGAGATGATTTacatcattgtattttttttcatcctgATTTCtcttccccaccccccacccccagcctctACTGGTCTCCTATGTCAAGGTGGTCATCTACTAGAGCAGAGTCACAGACAGACTGCAATGCATCCCATAGTAGGAGGTGTTTACAAGATGACACAGCAGTTGCTTTCTCCTGTCTTCTCACGGTTCCTTTGACCTGAGGATTACGAGAAaacagagacattcacacctaCTAGTCACGTACAGGTATAACAAAGTGCATATAGTCAAATGACCTAAACCTCATCCATGAAAGCAGATTTCTTTTTGTCCAGTTTTGTGAGCAGTAGCATGGCTTTGCTGAAAATTCTCTGACTGATAAAGTAAAGCAAGAAGCAAtattacactgaaaataatGCCACAACAAGTATTAACATTCATATAactattgtgttttcttttgaacTACAGGGGATGAAAAGTATGCTACTTTCCATTACAAATTAATGagtaaaattataaaaacagaaaaactaatGTAACATGTGACTCTAAGATATGAAAAGCGGGGAGTGGAATTTGAGCctcaataaattaatttctataAAACCCTTTCTGAGATGAATctgaataaatctaaatctgACAAGTCATTACCATTactttcaatggtaaaaatactgacacacatttaaaatgtcaccaaatcccattaaaatggataGAATTAGTTCAATACGAGCAAGGTTGCatgattttttgtgtgtgtttttctagtGGATTTTGCCACTTAACTATGTTAGACCTCACATGATTTTCCAGAGTGAACTGACATCCTGACTTAAAACTATTCCTCTGAGGGGTTAATAGCAAACTAGTTTTTGAAGTACAATAGTCTTGCCTTTGGTTAGAATAAATGCTTGGTAAAGCAAGAAATCAAATAGCAGgggcttagtggttagagccattgcacTGTAATTGTAGGATGACTGGTGTGGATCTATTCCTTACTATGGTACCATTGGTCAAGTTATGTACCctaaagtgatacagtaaaaaaaatgacttgGGTGTATGAAGAGGTATATAattccaagttgctttgaatacaAAGGTATTAGCAATGCTCATTACAGTAGGCTTTTGCCTAGTTAGATGCTTGTGAATAATTTGTACCTTGCATGCATAATCAGATGCCATTTAGtagtgagaaaaaaatacatgaacagaagtgtttcttaaaatgtatatacaggcagtccccaaattacgaacgagttccgtttcTAAGTCTGTCTAAGTCGGATTTCAACGAAAGTCGGAACAGTAAGGTATGGGTGGTATCTGTCACTTAGTCAAATGTTTATCTTAGTACatagtatatcatgtacctttctatgcataaaaaacatcaacaaaacatttccggatacactaaaacatctaaCATAATAATGcagtgtaatgataataatgataacattaataacaataacaaaataacatcaacaaaacaactaataataagaataataataataaatgtaactacagtatttataatagagacatagaaagagatgataaatgttactatagtatacagtatagagcttattggaagttgctttggagaaaagtatctgctaaattaaataaataaatgtagagagagcaagagagaatgtgggtgacatggtggcaccgCAAatagcgccgctgtctcacagtgcctggatggtgtgagaggatgtgggttcaatccccctcagtctgtgtagagtctgcatgctctccccatctctgtgtgggtttcctcccacagtccaaagacatgctgtttaggttcaaccatagtgtgtgagtgacagagcaagtgtgttccactgatgtatgaatgagtgacccattgtaagtagtgtatctagcagtgtaagtcaccttggtgaataaggtgtgtggcctcataacactacatagagctcattggaagttgctttggagaaaagtatctgctaaataaataaatgtaatgtgtgtagGCATAAGAAACTtcaatgttcacttttccagtgttcataggcatttcacctttctctggtcgctttattattttcaactgaatttaatttatttttatagagcgctcttctcacgcagtgacacagtgtaactAGAAACTagagtatttataatagagagagacatagaaagagatgatttccactttagtttcagttgtgatcattttccatttcttggatgcatcaccatcacttgcatcacatttacgctttggtgccatggttaggagggtaaaaccaaaaaaattaaagccaaatacagtaacacacacgagacactgttaacagcaaagTGGTCCTTGTCATACTGAGCGGGTAGGTTGTCGTGAGTTCACTTGAGAGCACTGGAGAGACGGATTTatcaaatgagattccacaaccagcATATGCAGGTGCGGTTTCTTTATACCCCACtactctgatttcgggcaggtgcggACATTCAGGGCGAGGTTATGGGCGTGACAGTCCGACTGAGAAGAACCAAGCCTGTGTTGTACCTTGGGCTCATGTACCCATGAGCCAACAAACCACTGCACaagcacaatgttttgatgagcgttgcaaagtagcacccaCTTGTTATTAGAACTATTGTATGTAATTCAAATTTTTCAgggctttacatttattcatttagcatacgcttttctccaaagcaacatacatctcatagaaaatacaatgtgtgcattatatgagcagaaaaagacacttagatatgtgattcttaagtgcagttagtttctttccaacatatgaaccaatattcatcacacgagtagctgcataaaaccgctttcctagtaataatttttttttttcagcggGGGTAGTTTTTTAAACGGGTTGTACAAGTCGGATGCtcataacccggggactgcctgtatcaaAGAACATATCTATATTTCAGACTAAATCTGAAAGCGTAAGTCACAAAaaacctgctgctttttttttttttttttaaaactgtctcAGGATACCTTATTCTTCACAATGATCTGGAACATCAGACTGCAGTCACTTTAGAGCATAACCATGCATGACTGCATAGTTtatacttttaacatttttgaatatatgGTGTGCAAAAAGCCATGTATTAGAAACCGCTTCACTTGGATAACAACAGTAATCACCAAAATCAGTGAACCAATGTACTTGTTTACAGTCTTCaatgaatacattttccagCTCAATTATACATTCACAATAAAGTaattatgaatgaatgtttattactgctaaaaacataataaataatcaaGTGAGTGAGAGTATATAACCTTTAGGGAAGACAATACTGAAGCTATTATCTTATATGATTACCTTGAGAATTTGGCTCTGGCAGAGTCTCTCTGGCCACTAGATGCATCACTGTTGTTTTGCCAAGTGGCAGTTTAAGTGCTGGAAAAGGAGTGACAAGAAGATGGTTTAGTGTCTGGTATCACCATCAGTCTTCATACCTTTGAGAACACCAAAGTAACATTCAACACAGTAATAATCCATGGTTTTAGGGCTCAGTTGACTGTGCTGTTGTTCTAAAGTGAGGAATTATACTGGAGTTTTCCAGAGAAATCAATCAGTAAACTGTCTTTTGTGCCATGGGACATGGGATGTGCCATAGTTGAATATGCATTAGGCACCATGCATGtctctgaaaagaaaaacaaaatatttcacatcttTCACATTGTGATAAGAGTCACATGAATCAGTTTCTTTCTTCTCCCAACCACCTCATTTACTAATatcacttttatccaaggtgactttcaataTCTGAGCCATTCACAGATATTGGAACAACTGATGGATTCatggttttacattttatacttCATGGATTTTACATCATAGGCAAGAAGCGAGGGATGCATCTTTCTATGCCCTTAGCCACTACACAACCTGGTTCCCAAGAGGGGCTTAACTAAGATGTCTTGATGTAAAATTCTTCCCAGTAGTTTACCCTTTCCAAATGATTCTCTGCAAAATTACAAAGATAACCAGTAATTTAAACAAACCTCTATAACACCCACAATGCAATAAATCCTGGACTCGTGGCTCTTTGTACTACTGCAAAACTTTAGAAGCAGGGCCATTCAGCTCATGATCCTGCAGGCCTGAGTCCAACTAATAATCTAACTGTCCTTAACTCATAGTGAGCTTCAGACTGGGGTTACTGCAAAGGGGTTCAATGAATCTGGTGAGTCACCACTGTTGAGTCAATCTGGTGAGTCACCACTAACCAGGAAAAGAACTCTCATAGGGTTAAGAGAGAGATTTCAGAGAGCTTCCTCTTGTGCTTGTTCTCATTTTGCAGAACAGAGCAGTGTCCCACACCAAGCACTAGATGGAAGCAGAACATCAAAATTCTtcagtgtgggttttttttttaaatacattgatAGCATAGGGTCAAAATTGCATATGTATAGACAGTACAccaagaaaaagtaaatatgtccacatatATAGAGTGAGGACTCAGGGTCAAAAGCTTACAATTTATCATAGGTATGCTCATGTAGCACTTTGTAATaatttccagaagggtgtccagatattctGGAATTCATTAGGATTgtaatgcaaatcaaatgtcaatttctcaagtgggagaaatttaaacacttctgtCATTCACATGTTTTCCACATGTTCCAATGCAGTTTTACAAGTACAGGCTTTCCCGCCTTATcaagaatgtttgtttttataaaacCCATCCTGAGGTGAATTCTCGGAAATCTATATCAGAGAAGTAATTACCATCAGTTTCAACAGCAAAAATATCGGCACACATTAGTTCAAcaattaacattagttatcaaaACATATgccagtttcccttcattaattcacactcactgaacaaactgTCATGGAGTCTCAAAGTGCCTGGACTGTGCCAGTGGACGTAAGTTCAATCTCTACTCagtctatatggagtttgcatattctccctgtgtttgtgtgggttttgccTCCTCCCTCCAATGACATGTTTGAGGTGCACTGGCttgcagaatgtgtgtgtgtgtgtgtgtgtgtgtgtgtgtgtgtgtgttacattgctgtgttGTCTAAATAAGTGAGTGATTGCGGACAGTTTACTACAGCAGTGTATGCAACACTCTAAATCACTCTGGATAAAGATGTGAGATACAAactagtaaataataataagtctCCTTAgtgaaaagtgtcttctaaattaataaatgtaaatatcttgtaCATCTCAGCAGCTAATAATCCAAATCCTGTCCTCATAAATGCGAAGAAAGGCCTCGTAATACGAAGTAGaacatccaaatctctccttcttttggtgtaatgtactttttgtattgtcGTATTGTCACTGTTTGTAACTGTTGTATGGTTCTCAGAAATGGatgatggagaaaagcatctgctaaatgaataaatgtaagcgtaaaggtaaatgtaaaacaaagtgcTCGCAAGGTTTCAATCTACTAACTGGAATGGCTGTACCTCAGGGATGATTTTAACTGCTCTGAAGTCAACAATGACTACCAACAACTGCCCTCTGTGCACTTTTAAAGAGTACAGGTAAAGTAAATTAAGGCCAAAGCTAATAATTACAGTGTATGAAGAAATATCAACTTAGTATACTAACTGTATATAATAACTAACTATAGAGTATTGAATAGTATACTCCTTTTTTCAggaatacagtattttttgtcAGTATCAACGCTTTGGTTTCATACTCAAGCAGTTCACTAACCAACATCAGGCTCTCCAACTGCATCTGCTCACACTAGTCCTCTTTGTCCCACAAAGAGACCATAATAAGTTCCAAAAAAGGGATTTAGTAGGAATACCTTATTTGTATTCATCCTGCTCTCAAGTGCACGGGCTGAAAATTTATGAATTCATTTTGAATTCATACGCCCTTCCTTTGAGTGATGCGGCTCCTCACAACGGCTGGCGCTCGAAGCCTCAGGCTGAACTGCCACGCCTGTCACCACACTTCAGCATGCTGCACTCCACCGGGTGGCACAGCTCAGCCGCCGCTGCAGCCTGCCAACCCCTGTGTGAGTAATAGctaaggaaaacaaatgtgctCCGCTTCTTCCCAGCACTTCCCCACTACCCGTTTTTATGAAAGCACATTCTGTCATGGACCTAAGAGCGACTATTCATCTGCTTGTGGTGACAGTGAACCCACATGCGTAGTCCATGTGCCAGCAGAGCAGTTAATGATCAGATCTGGGAGGagcagttaataaaataaaaaaaaaaaaaaaaaaaaaaaactgttcatacAGTTCTGTTCATGCGTGGAATCTCACCTCCCAGTGTTACGTTGCCATGTAGGAACCTTCCCTGGTAGATGAGCCGCAGTATACTGGGACTGCTGACTTGCTCCTCCTCCCAGTCTGTGCACAGAGAGAAATCATTCATTCCATTTGCATGTTGTGCAGATGTTTCATCCCATGTGAATTACACAGCTTagaattttattcttttaccCACTTCACTAAACAGTGATTTTTATAGCGGCAATTTATGTTAAATGGCTCGTTCACTGACGCTCGTTCTTTCAATTTAAACCCACGAGTCCATGTACTCTGGGTTCTAAACTTACAAACTTAATAAGAACTGCAAGTCTGTTCAATTTGTATGTAACTCCTCAGTCACATTTAAGATTGGTTGCAATGAAAAAACCTGAATACTATATACTTCCAACCACATATTAAAATGGTTTAGGAGCTCTAAAACCATGCAGACAAGGccataaagaataaaaaaaaatactctaaaACTTCCATCTATCTGTCTCCTGTATACCAGAATCAGGGCATGAGCCTGGGCCCTTGAACACCTCAGGATCATGCCGTTACATCATAGTTAACACTAAGTACAAACTACACTAAAATTAAAACCTGAccaaaattagtaaaaataaataatctccaAAGCCTCCTATTAAGTGCTATTGACCTGACATAAGCACGTGCCGTGTTCAATAACTTCGGGCTACTTTCTATTTTGTCCTTATCAACACGATCAATAAACCCATAATAAAACAGAGGCTGGGAATTGTTTCTACTGGCAAAGTTGTGGAAAATCTTGGCTACAGCTTTGAAAAAATCGACTTTATTAGATTTACTTTGAACACTTTCACCAAGTTACTTTGAGCTGTGGACACTGGAAGTGAGATGAATGAACGTGGTCCTTCATCTCTAATTATGTTTCTATCCtgtctgagtgcattttgctaATTATGGCACATTTGAGTGCAGGATATTTTTGCTCTGTAgcaaacattttagaaaatagaaagtAAGAACAcaccattaaaaacaaataaactggaaaatgttattAGAAAATTCTTAGTTCAAATTTTTGCAATATGAAGAAACCAGTGCATTACATCACCTGCAGAGGAACAGACCACAGGTTGCCTAATAGGCTAAGACACTGGGGCTATTGGCCCCATCTGGTCTCCAATCCCAGAGCTCGACTGCCTTATTACTTCTAGATCCATTTGTGTAGGCTTAATTTTGGCTCTACGTAAGATCTGTGTCTTACATATGCTGTCTTACCCATTGGTTTAGTGACCCTTGTCTACCTTCAGGTGGTGCGAACTTTAAGTTTGTTGGCCATAACAGCAGGACATGAGAACCAGCTGTGATCCACTGGAGCAAGTTGAATTTTCAGTCTGctttacaattttatttgaaTCCATCAAAAATTATCTTAACAGCCTTTGACTTCAGCTGGACTCAAAATGGATTTACGTCAAACGGATTTCCGCTATAAGCATGATCATTATGTCTTTGGCAACCCTTTCCAAACCGTGTACCATCCTGCCTGCCTTGCCCTCACGCTGACCCTGAGCCAGGCGGTACCAGCACTACAATCAGGAGAGGAATGTGTCTAGAGATAGCAGAGATAAAGGGCCTAGTTAAAATtgtatatgcaaaaaaaaatgtctggctCGAtggaactgatacagtacagaGAAGTCTGTTACAGACATCAACGTCATCCGACAAACTGCACAAGAGGAGAAATCATTGACCAAATCATGAATTCACTTTGTTTTAACAACCACATAATGCAGTCCATTACCAGAGACAAATTTTGACGAGAGTGCTGATCAGTCTACACcgcacacacaaatgcagactCATAGTATTGACAAGATGTTTATCTCTTCATCAGCACTTCCTGTTCTCGGAAATGCCTGGTACATAAGCAGTACCTTCTCTGCATTCCTCCAAAACACCATCACACAGATGGTCTCAGCACCTCGCTTGGCTGCACTCTGCAAGTGTCAGtaagtttcattaaaaaagcgTGCTTCT of Scleropages formosus chromosome 10, fSclFor1.1, whole genome shotgun sequence contains these proteins:
- the LOC108941321 gene encoding olfactory receptor 2AT4-like → MVDGNRSSITEFFIMGFPGLQPGYYGLIGTILFFVYFFILLGNAIFFFLFLTDRNLHKPMYFIISNLAVSDVLFSTTTLPKIIARYWFHAGTISFTACFVQMFFVHYFGSLNAFILQMMALDRYTAIRYPLRYPTIMTNSVIIILSIISWVLGQACSLMMVIRAYPLPYCASNTIIQCYCDHISITTLACTDRTPYAFPAFVFAMIVLLVPLAFIVFSYCAIIVVVLRIATTQGRLKTLSTCTPQLIIIALYFFPRCFVYLASNVGITFSTDLRIAIIMLYSLLPPMVNPLIYCLRTKEVKESLIKRFR
- the LOC108941808 gene encoding ubiquitin-like protein 3, which encodes MTSSGGADTINLRLILVSGKTKEFIFSPDDSAADIAKHVYDNWPMDWEEEQVSSPSILRLIYQGRFLHGNVTLGALKLPLGKTTVMHLVARETLPEPNSQGQRNREKTGESNCCVIL